A window of the Artemia franciscana chromosome 3, ASM3288406v1, whole genome shotgun sequence genome harbors these coding sequences:
- the LOC136025065 gene encoding facilitated trehalose transporter Tret1-2 homolog isoform X1 produces the protein MKNIENIDETFQMKQVKRIEHNEVKAKLAPQLFAALAAHLGAFTLGAGIGWSSPSIPQLDGSYTKLELSLISSLLNFGAFLGSILGGILVDKLGRKRLSMTTSPIFVLGFLLVGLSHNLTMFVAGRLLIGVGGGIASVASPIYVAEISSPRYRGAFGSGFTLLIVAGITVTYTMGIFTSWSTLSLISIVFPLCNFVCMFVVPESPNYLIIKDEDTQARNSLIWLRGKEYPYEIELSDIRKSVEATRNTKLKFRDLITAEVLKPLFLGMALMFFQQFSGINAALYNLSSIFSAAGGDLNSNVQSVIVALVQLTAALTTVFIADLAGRKVLLSASGVFMTISHAALGTYFYFNSHNPESTVSLGWLPLASLILYITFYSFGFGPLPWAIMGEILPVHVKGTVSSIISGFSWGLAFLVTFFFESFIEVMGESGVFWMFGSFSLFSVIYVIFYVPETKGKTLQEIQRCFK, from the exons ATGAAAAACATCGAAAACATAGATGAAACCTTCCAAAtgaagcaagttaaaagaatCGAACATAATGAAGTAAAAGCAAAACTTGCGCCCCAGCTCTTTGCAGCTTTAGCTG ccCACCTTGGAGCTTTCACACTGGGTGCTGGCATTGGATGGTCTTCTCCATCAATACCCCAGCTGGATGGAAGCTACACCAAATTGGAACTGTCATTAATAAGCTCATTATTAAATTTTGGGGCTTTTTTGGGCTCTATCCTGGGCGGCATCCTTGTCGATAAGCTGGGTCGGAAAAGGCTTTCTATGACAACCTCGCCAATTTTTGTGTTGGGATTTTTGCTTGTAGGTTTATCCCATAACCTAACTATGTTTGTTGCTGGTAGACTGCTTATTGGTGTAGGAGGGGGAATTGCATCCGTAGCCTCACCAATTTATGTTGCTGAAATTTCATCGCCAAGATATAGAGGTGCATTTGGATCTGGTTTTACGCTATTAATAGTCGCAGGCATTACAGTTACATACACTATGGGAATTTTTACGTCTTGGTCAACCCTTTCactaatttcgattgttttCCCGTTATGCAACTTCGTATGTATGTTCGTTGTACCTGAATCACCAAACTACCTAATAATAAAAGACGAAGACACTCAAGCACGAAATTCTCTGATATGGCTACGTGGAAAAGAGTATCCTTATGAAATAGAGCTTTCAGACATAAGAAAAAGTGTTGAAGCTACAAGAAatacaaaacttaaatttaGAGATTTAATCACAGCGGAAGTACTAAAACCCCTATTTTTAGGCATGGCTCTTATGTTCTTTCAGCAATTCAGTGGTATTAATGCCGCCCTTTATAATTTATCTTCAATATTCAGTGCAGCTGGTGGTGACTTAAACAGTAACGTTCAATCGGTCATTGTTGCATTGGTTCAACTGACTGCTGCTTTAACAACAGTGTTTATTGCCGATCTTGCTGGGAGAAAAGTTCTCCTCTCTGCCTCGGGTGTTTTTATGACCATATCACATGCAGCGTTAGGAACTTATTTCTACTTTAATTCCCATAATCCGGAGAGTACTGTGTCTTTAGGATGGTTACCTTTAgcttctttaattttatatattacattttattcATTTGGTTTTGGTCCTTTGCCCTGGGCAATTATGGGGGAAATACTGCCGGTGCATGTAAAAGGAACAGTAAGCTCAATAATATCCGGTTTTAGTTGGGGTTTAGCTTTTCTAGtaactttcttttttgaaagttttattgaagttatgGGAGAATCTGGTGTATTTTGGATGTTTGGCtccttttcattgttttcagtGATTTATGTGATATTTTATGTACCTGAAACAAAAGGTAAAACGTTACAAGAGATTCAAAgatgttttaaataa